The Nitrospira sp. sequence TCACAATATGACCGTCGCTGTCGACAATCAGCCCAGACCCTGAACCCGAAGCATTCGGTGTGCGCTCGCCGGAGCCTTCACGAGACCGACTTGCGCTGGTGATGGGGAAGAGATTGACGACTGAAGGCTTGGCTTGCTCGGCCAGCTCGGTAATGACGGCTTGTATCTCTTCCAACATACGAATGCCGGGAGAGTCGGCAGAGAGCGCTTCGGCACGGCTCATGCCTATCAGTGAAAACAGGATGACCAGGGGAAAAACCAGAACACGTGAAGAAAAGAATGCCATCGTTGCCATCGGTTGCTATTCTATCCGATCCACGTCGATGTGCCTACTATCCTAAGCCGATCTCGTGAGCGTAGTTGTGAGAAGGCGTTGGCCGGTGAACCACGAAGTGAGTCGGTCCAGTTCCGCCTGAGGACCGATCACAATCACAATGTCACCTGGGCGCAGGAGGAGATCGGTGGCTGGAGCCAGCAGAAATGGCCCTCGCAGAACCGTCACGATATGTGCTGAAGGGGCGTGAGGAAGCGCACTCAGTGGTTGTCTGGCCGCTGCAGCACCTCGCATGACCGTGAGCCGCTCAAGACCAGCTGAGCGAAGAGCCAAATCACGTTGAAGCGTCAGCAAGTCTTGGTGAATCGCTTCGAGCTTGAGTTCACGGATTTGGGCATCGACACGGGTCAATGACTGCTTGAACTCCTGAATATGAGTGAGGGCATCGGCGAGCGCCTCATCAATCACCCAGACCACCGAATCAGGAGGATAGTTCCGGTGTACCCGGTCGGAAACCTGCGTGACGATTTGCTGTCCGACCTTGGCCGTCACATCATCGATTCGCTGGAGCAAGGTGGACGCCTGCCAGTGCAGTCGAATGATCTGCACCTTCCGATTGACCAATTCCGACACGGCGAGAACCGTCTCATAGAAAGCATGTCCGGTGATCGAAAGTTCCTTATGGACGCGGCCAAGAAGTTCAAATGTCATGTTCTGATAAGCTGGATTATGTTAACTTATACTCCTGCCGACTTGATTTGGGAGCGATTGAGTTTATTCTGATTCCAATCTCACGCGCTCTCCCCTCCTTCATAGCGGATCGTGGCTCTGAGGTCAATTGCGTCTGAAGTTTCGTGACGGCCGACGACGGTTGTCAATTTGCAATTAACCTGACGTCGCTCGTATGATCGCGCCCATGAACTGTACGAAATGTAAGACCAAAGCCGTTATGCGGTTACCCCGCCACAATGCGGCGTTCTGCAAAGGCTGCTTCAATGGGTTCGTGCACGATCAGACCGTTAAGGCCATTCGGTCTCAGGAGATGTTCGTCAAGGACGATCGCATCCTCGTCGCCGTTTCTGGCGGCAAGGACAGTTTGGCCCTGTGGGACATTCTCCTCAAACTCGGGTATCGGACCGATGCGCTGTATGTGAACCTGGGGATTGGCGGGTATTCCGAGTCATCTCACGAAAAGGTTGTACATTTTTCAGAAACGGTGGCCGCTGCACACGGCTCGGTGCTGCATGTCCACACAGTCGAGCGTGAGGAAGGAGCTGGAATTCGTGAGCTTGCGATGCTGGTCCACCGTCCGACGTGTTCGACCTGCGGCACGATCAAACGCTATCAATTCAACCATGTCGCAATCCAGCATGACTATGATGTGATGGCTACAGGACATAACTTGGATGATGAAGCCGCCCGTCTGCTCGGCAATGTGCTGCACTGGCAAGATGAATATCTTGAGAAGCAAGGGCCCAGTCTTCCTGCCTCTGTAGAGGGTTTTGCCAAGAAAGTGAAGCCGCTCTACCGATTAACCGAACGTGAATTGGCGGCTTATTGCGTCCTGAATAAGATCGACTATGTCGTCGAGGAATGCCCTATGGCGCAGGGAGCGCGCACCCTCCTCTACAAGGAGGTCTTGAATCGCTTGGAAACCGAATCGCCCGGGACCAAGCAGATGTTCTACTGGGGCTTTCTCGAGAAGCACCGAACGACTGTAACGCCCATCGACATGGCGGAGAAAGACCGTTCGGCTTTGCACCCCTGCTCCCTCTGCGGTCAGCCGACCACCGCCGAGACCTGTTCGTACTGTAAGCTGATGGCCCGAGCGAAAACGTCGAGCCCTCATTGAACCATTCGGCCCTTGCAAACTGCTTCCACACTCCGTAAGCTGACCCCATTCACTTTTCCATTGCTTATTAATCGGACCTCGTATGGCGGCTGTCCCGCGCGATTACTATCAAATTCTCGGCATCCCTCGCACTGCCTCTCCGGATGACATCAAGAAGGCCTATCGCCGCCTGGCCCGGCAGTACCATCCGGATCTCCACGCGGGGGGCAAGAAGGCCGAGATGGAGAAGAAATTCAAGGAACTCAACGAAGCACAGGAAGTGCTCACCGACCCGGACAAACGCAAAAAGTACGATCAGTTTGGAACAGATTGGGAACAGGCACAGGCCTTCCAGAGGGCCCGCCAGCAGTCAGGAGGGCGAGGCGGGTTTGGAGGACCATGGGGGTTCGATGGAGAATCCGGCAGCCAAGGAAGTGGCGGTTCCGGAGGTGAGCAGTTTTCAGACTTTTTCGAGAGTATCTTTGGAAACCGCGGCCGTAGCGGAACTGGACGTAGTGGGTTCGCGATGCCGGGCGAAGACCTTGAATCCGAAGTCCAGTTGACACTGCGAGAAGTGCTGACCGGCGTGATCAAGCGCGTCAACCTGCGTGAACCCCAAACATGCTCGACCTGTCAGGGCAGTGGCTCCATACGAGGCCGATCGTGCGGCACCTGTCAGGGAACCGGCATGACCAGCGAGTATAAAACCATTGAGGTGCGGATTCCGGCCGGCGTCCAAGATGGAACGAGGGTCAGGGTTGCCGGAAAGGGCCAGCCTGGAGCGAACGGCGGCAAACGTGGCGATCTGTATTTTCACGTGGTGATCCCTCCAGATCCGATCTTTCGTCGACAAGGCTCGGACGTGCATGTCACGTTGCCGATCTATCCCTGGGAAGCCGCATTGGGAGCTGACGTGACGGCTCCTACCTTGGCAGAGCCGGTAAAAGTCAAAGTGCCACCGGGCAGCAAAGCCGATGGTAAACTACGACTGAAGGGCAAAGGGCTTCCCTCTGCGACCGGCTCACATGGTGATCTGTTCCTGACGCTCCAAATCGTGATGCCGACAACCGCAACCGAAGAAGAGCGGGTGTTATACGAACGTTTGAGCAAGCAGCGACATCCAGATCCCCGAATGGAGCTGCTCTATACCGCCCAGCGACGTTGATTTGAAGTGTGGTCGACTCCTGTACTTCGCTTTTGAGTCGACGTGCTTGCTTGCGTTGCGATGACTGCTATGGCAAGCTTTGAACCCAGATGTCTCAACCAAGGAGGAATTCATGAAGTCTGTAATGAGGGCCACCACTGCCTCTGCGGTCGCTTCGATCTGTCTGTTGGTGTTGGGCGTACCCAGCCTCTGGGCGAATGATCCGAGCTATGGCCATGCCGGAGGAGGACATGGCTATGGAAAAGGGATGATGCACAGCGGCACCGGGCATCTGATCCGGCATTTGCTCAAACACGAAAAGGATATCGGACTCACCGCCGACCAGGTCACCAAACTGAAAGACATTCAGCTGAATCTTGACAAAGCACGGATTAAGGCGGAAGCCGATATTCAAATCGCTGAACGTGAACTGAGAGCGCTGACGGAGAGTGAGAAGTCTGATCTCACCGCGATCGAAGCAAAGCTCAAGCAAAGCGAAGACCTGCAGGTCGGGCTGCGCATGACTTCCATCAAGACCCGCCGTGATGTGATGGGCTTGCTGACTCCGGAACAGCGTGCAAAGGAAACGTCTGAGCACGACAAAGTGATGGATCAGCACAAAGGCTCTGGATCGCCGCATGGAGGCGCAATGCCGTATGGCGGGAATCCTCATGGCGCCAATCCGCACGGCAAGAACCCTCATGAAGCCGTACCCCCTACACCACCGAGCAACATGTCCGTACAGTAATGCGGTCAGGAAGGCCTATGCACAAGGAACTGAAGTTACAGAGTCATGATCTTCTCGTCGGCGCCGGCCGGGCCCCGGCTCGAGCCATGTTAAAAGCCGTTGGGTTTACCGACGATGACCTGTCGAAACCTCTCGTCGGCGTTGCCAACACATGGATCGAGGTCATGCCCTGCAATTTCCATTTGCGGCGGCTTTCAGAGCGAGTGAAGGCCGGGATTCGAGCGGCCGGTGGAACTCCAATCGAATACAACACCATCGCAGTGTCCGACGGGATCTCGATGGGAACGGAAGGAATGAAAGCGTCGCTGATCAGCCGCGAGGTGATCGCAGATTCAATCGAGTTGGTGGCCCGCGGACATTTGTTTGATGCGGTGGTGGCTCTGTCGGGTTGTGACAAGACAATCCCTGGCACCGTCATGGCGCTCGCCCGTCTGAATCTCCCATCGATAATGCTCTATGGGGGATCGATCATGCCTGGCCGTTTCCAGGGCCATGACGTGACTATCCAGGACGTGTTTGAAGCAGTCGGTAAACATGCGTCGGGTAAGATGAGCGACGCCGAGCTGAAAGACTTGGAAGATCATGCCTGCCCGGGACCGGGTGCCTGTGGAGGTCAGTTCACCGCAAACACCATGGCCATTGCGTTCGAGTTTCTCGGTATTTCACCGATGGGCCGCAATGGCGTTCCGGCCATGGACGACCGAAAGGATGATGTAGCGTTTGAATGCGGCAAGATGGTGATGGATCTCATCAAGCAGGATCTGCGCCCTCGTCAGATCATTACCCGAAAGTCGTTGGAGAATGCCATCGCCGCAGTCGCCACGACGGGTGGATCGACCAATGCCGTTCTGCATCTGCTCGCCATTGCCCGTGAATCCGGGATCAAGTTGAGCATCGACGATTTTGACAAGATCAACCGCAAGGTTCCCCTACTTGCCGATCTCAAACCAGGGGGACGCTTTGCCGCGGCGGACCTCTACGCCGCTGGTGGAACGATCCTGGTTGCCAAACGATTACTCGATGCCGGACTCCTCCATAAGAGTCAGCCCACGGTCACAGGGCGAACCATCGGCGAAGAGGCATCGAACGCCCGTGAGACTCCTGGCCAACAAGTCCTGCGTCCCCTCTCCGATCCTATTAAACCGACAGGCGGTCTTGTGATTCTCAAGGGCAATCTGGCACCGGAAGGCTGTGTGGTCAAGGTGGCTGGACATTCCATGATGAAATTCCAGGGGCCGGCGAAGGTCTATGACCGGGAAGAAGATGCATTCGTGGCGGTCAATGCAGGCCAGATCAAGCCGGGCGATGTCGTCGTCATTCGGTATGAGGGTCCGGCCGGTGGACCAGGGATGCGTGAAATGTTGGGCGTGACGGCCGCAATCGTGGGGGCCGGACTTGGCGACTCTGTCGCCCTGCTGACCGACGGGCGTTTCTCCGGTGCGACACACGGATTGATGGCGGGCCATGTCGCCCCTGAAGCCGCCAAAGGCGGGCCCATCGCGTCCGTTAAAAACGGCGATATGATCACCTTCGATATTCCCAAACGCCGTCTGGACGTCGCGTTATCTCAGAAAGAAATAGTGTCTCGGCTGAAAAAGGTCAAACTACCCGTACCACGCTATACCTCGGGTGTGATGGGGAAATATGCCAGACATGTCTCATCCGCCTCAGAGGGCGCCATTACGAGCTGATCATCCCGACTCTATTGTGCTTGCTTACACTCACAGGAGCCCCACAGGCTGTTCAAAAAGGCCGCCGTCTTTACCCACCCAGCCCCAGCGCGCCAAGACGCGCTGTTCCACGAGCAAGGCCGCAACGAGCGAAGAGGTGAAGCGTACTCTTCCCGTATGGTGAATCTCTGAGCGATGTGAGAACGAAGCTGGAGGCGTTTTTCAACAGCGTGCTAGCGGAAATCTCGCCGTTGGAAAATGAGGGACGCGAGCATCAGAAGAAGGGTGGTATAGGCCAGTCCATAGGCCGCGATCAACAGCAAATCACCGGTCGGTACATCAAGTTGATGAGTCACGTGTCCTTTCAGATTGAATCGATCCAGGTTCGGCAGGATATAGTACATCCCCTCCAGTACGGTACGGCCTGCCCCTTCCATCTTTTGGCCGAACGCCTTTAGATCAGGCGTCAGGTGGCCGATCACATAAATCGCCAGGGTAAAGATCGCGCTGAGTGTCGCGCTCGAAAAGGTCGAGAAAAGCAGCGCGACTGCCGTGATCACCATGAATTCCAAGACAATCATCCCAAGCGCCTTAAACAGCACGGCATGAACAGGAACGTCTTGAAGGGAAAGCACCGCCAGTAACCCGGCTGCCATGACGGCCGTATTGATGACCAGCGTGAGACTGAGTCCCAAATATTTTCCCAACAGGAACTGAAACCGGGCCACCGGTTTGGAAACGATGGTGTAGATGGTTTTCTTCTCGATTTCCTTGCTGACCAGGCCGATACCGACGAAAATGGCGATCAGCACTCCGAAGAAATTGATGCTGCCGAGGCCGATATCCAAAATGAGACGATGAAACTCCCCAAGCGTCAACCGCATCAATATCAGCGAACTGCCGATCATGAGAAGCGCGAAGATCAATAGGTTGTAGAGCAGTTTGTCACGAAGGTTCTCACGAAACGTATTCAGTGCAATCGAGAGCACCTTCATCAGACTCGCGCCTCCACTGCTGGCTGTGTCCCTTTGGCTTCACGTATAAAAAGATCTTCGAGCGACGCCTTATGCGGGGTGAGCGAAACCAATTTGGCCTTGGCTGACCGAATGACATCGAGCGCCTGATCGACATCTTGCTGACTGGTCAATACGATCATGACTCGCTCTCCTTGCAGGACAATTTTAGCGGTCAGGGGTCTGATCCGTTCAAGCGCTTCCGGAAGCAGACGATCGATCACCGCTTCTACTTCATGAGTCGTGTTTCCCGCGACCAATTCCGACACATGCCCGCAGGCGACGAGCCGTCCCTTCATAATCATGGCGACCCGATCACAAAGTAACTCAGCATCATGGAGGATGTGCGAACTGAACATCACGGTCTTGCCGGACTCCTTGAGCCGCAGAATGAGATCGCGCACTTCCTTACGCCCGATCGGATCCAGGCCCGACATGGGCTCATCCAAGACGACCAGCTCTGGATCATTGATCAAGGCTTGCGCGATCCCCACCCGCTGGAGCATGCCCTTCGAAAACTTTCGTAATTGCAGATCGCGGGCATGTGTCATACCGACGAGCTCCAATAACTCGTCAATACGTTTTTCGAGCGCAGATCCCAACAGCCCAAACAGATGACCGTAGAATCGCAGGAATTCTCGACCCGTCAGATAATCATAAAAATACGGCGATTCAGGAAGGAACCCGACTTTGGCCTTGGCAACTGGATCGCCAACCGACCGTCCAAACAGTGTTGCAGTTCCCCCACTCGGATAGATGAGCCCCATAAGCATCTTAATCGTCGTCGTCTTCCCAGCACCGTTTGGTCCGAGAAAGCCAAAGACTTCTCCTCGCTGGACCTCAAACGACAATCCATCAACAGCCGTCACTCGTCGCCCCCAGAAGCCGACTTTGAAAATCTTATAAAGACGATCAATTTGAACGACCTTTTCGCTCCCCGCATCCATAGAATCCTCAGGCTAGACGCCCCCCTTTAGATCCAAACGAAATACCTTTAATCGAGTAGGATGGGTGCTGCTTCTGACCTCTCCCGTCTGAGCATCGAATAGGTAAGACCCGCCAAACGGTTCATGAGGAACTCGATCGAGATACCCTTCGGAAACGAGATCCACGAGTACTCTTGGAAAAACCTGATGCTTGATGCGATATTGTTCGATGGCCCGCTCGAGTATCCTCAGGTCACGCTCGATCATCACTTCTTTAGCTCGAGTCTCTAACTTCTCTCGTACGACGAGATCCGGGTTTTCTTTCCACAACGCTTCAAGAAATTGAAGGGCGACCTCAGGGTTCCCCGATTCTGCATGCATGCGTGTTGCCAACCCAGGAAGAAAGTCAGGAGCTCCTGGAGTGCGTGCGGCGCGCCCGATATACTCCGCTCCCGTTGTCGCGTCCCCAAGAGCGAAGTAATGATTGTAGCCAAGTAAAAATGGAAGATTCCATTCACCGGGATTTTCGCGATGCCCTTTTTCAAGAAGACGATTGCTTAAATCGGGTCGGTTCGCATAGTTTGTGAGCGCAACACCGCCGACGTAGTAGGCATACGCATATCGCGGGTCCAGCGTCGTGATTACGTCGAGAGCGTGATAAATCCATTCGTATTCGTTGTCGGTATTCTTTTTCTTGCCCCAGACTTGCAGTAGCCGCAGCCACAGAAGATCAGCGCCGAGGTGATGATAGCCCAATAGAGCAGGTTTGAGATGTTCTCCCCGTGGCAACTGCGCCAACTCTTCTATTCTGACTGTCGTTCGGTCAATGCGACGATCCAAGATCTGTTGTAGAAGGACAATGGAAGCCAAGAGACCGGCTGTCACCAAAGTAACAGCAATCCGCAGGATATGACTGGAATGCTGGGTGACACTATGAATCGGTATCTCGAGAGAGGAGTATCCTGGCATGGATGATCTCGCCTAGACGTGAGAAGTCCCGCCGACTGTTTCCAGTCGGCGGGACGCTCATTCTACACAGAACCTACTAACCTCTTAGAACACACCGGGTACGCAGTCACCTGCACCGGTGCTATCAGCAGAGGCCCAGACGGAAAGGACAGGGTCACCATCCAGGTTGCTCGCTGCTGTCGCCCTGAATCCAGCGGCAGTCGGGCCGACATCCGTAGCACCAGTTTCCGCAGTAATCAAGGCCGCTGGGGCCGCAGTCGGTCCTAGACAAGAGGTGTGCGAAACTGCGTAGGTCCCCGTCGCGTACTGATAAAGGACGTTACCGGTAGCCTGAAATCCAAGATTAGCAAATGTGCCTAAAGACACACCGGCGCCGCCACCACCGACACACCATCCAGTAGCGGCTGCGGGAGTGGGAGTGAGCCATGCCGAGCCGGCCGCGTTCCAATTCTGCGGCTGCATCTTGGTACCGGCTGCGGGCGCCACTGCCGGCGCCAGAGCAACCGTCAAGAAGCACCCACGTTCACCTTGCCATGACACTTCGGACGTCTTAATCGCACCAAGGTTCGTCTTCGCCTCCGACTGCCGAGACTTCATCTGATACTGCAGGAAGTTGGGGATGGCGATGGCCGCCAGGATCCCGATGATCGCCACGACGATCATCAACTCAATGAGGGTGAAACCCTCTTGTTTACGGAGCGACTTAAACATCGTACTGCCTCCTTGTTGATGGTTCACTGACGGCCCGGTTCGTAACCTGCGGCGCTCATGTTGCCGCCTACCTGTGCCTATAGCAGGTTTGGTGCCGATCAATGACAAGGCCTAGCGTACCATTGATCCCTGATGACGCAACAACTTACGAGAAATCAGCGCGCGGCAGGTCGGTAATAAGCCCCTTATCTTTCCGCAATCTGCTTCGGAGTGCCGAGAATTGGCACTTTATTGGGCTCGGGCCGGTACGGGATGTTTCGACGCCAATCCTGGTGCAGGAACTTCCTGAAGGCCGTCAGGAGAGCCGGAGGTATGGGGAAATAATCGTTGGAAGAGTTTAGGGCGTGGCTTGCTGAGTCTGAGTCTTCTCTGAAACGCGGCGTTTGGCCTGTTGAATTCTGTCTTCATATGCAGGATTGGCCATGCCCTGCTCGCGGAAGCGCTGGAGCAGCTTTTCGTTGGAGGGGTCGATTTCGAGCGAGTGGAGCCACGCTTCACGAGCATCAGCAGTTTTCTGCTGCTTCATATAGATTTCTCCTAGATGCTCGTAGATAACGGGATCATCACCGACAAGACTCACAGCCCGCTTGATTTCCGTGAGGGCTTCGGCCAGCATGCCCGATTTGTAGAACGCCCATCCAAGACTGTCCACGTAGTACCCGTTTTCCGGCTTGAGCGCCACGGCCCGTTTCGTGAGGGATAGCGCCTGATCGATCTTGATGCCCCGTTCCGCGTAACTGTAACCAAGATAGTTCAAGGCATCGGCGTGATGTGGATCGAGAGAAAGCGCGGTTTCCATGGCGCGTTCCACGTCATCAAACCGATTGAGTTTGTCGTACGCTGTTCCAAGGTTGAAATGCAGATCCGCGTTCTTCGGATTGTGCCGAATCCCCTCCTCGAAAGCCTGTGAAGCCTTGTCAAACTGCTCGCTCTGGAGATGGGCTAAGCCCAGCACGATGTGCGGTTCAGGCTGCTTCGGCATCAGCCGAACAGCTTCATTGAGATGTGTGACGGCTTCCGGAAACTGCTTGAGCCGGTAGAGGAGCACTCCCAAATGAATATGACTGTCGGCAAATCGCGGGTCCAGATGAATATTGTACCGATAGGTCTCCATAGCCTTGGGGAAGTCCTTCATCTCCTCGTACAAATATCCAAGATAATCTCTCACTTTAAGTTCAGCCGGTTTGGCCTTCAAAATGTCTGTTAATTGGCTGATCGCCTTCGCGAACTCTTTTTTCTCTCCATAGATGAGCGCCATGCGCAATTGTGCGTCGAGATCGCCGGGATTGTCCTCCAGCATCTTTTCCAATTCCGCGAGACCTGCGTCGTAGTCTTTCGTCGCGATATACAACTGGATCAAATGCTGACGAATATCTCTATTCCGAGGATTCACTTGAGAAAGATATCTTTTGAGGACCGCGACGGCTTTGCCCTTTTCTTGGCGTGATTCATAGACCGAAGCTTGAGCCAAATACGCCGGCTCGAAAGACGGGTTTACGGCGATGGCGCGCTCAAAGCTTGCCAAGGCTTGGTCGATATTTCCGGCTTCAACAGAAATGCGGCCCAAATAGTAGTACCCGACCGGCGAATCAGCCGTATAGTGCAAGCCTTTCTTCACAACTTGCTCGGCCTCGGCCAGTCGTTTTTGGTTCAATAAGATGAGCCCTTTAGGAAAGTAGGACTCTCCCCTTTCCGGAGCGCTCTCGATCGCCTTGTCCAATAACGCCAGCGCACGCTCGTGCTTGCCGGCGCTGGCAAGGATCCCGGCCATGTGCGTCAGCAATTGGGGATCTTGTCCGGTTCCTTGCCCGACTTCTTCTGCGTATTGCACCGCCTGAGTCAAATCGCCGAGGGCGAAATACAGCGCTGCCAATCGGGATTTGACTTCACGTGACTCGGGATCGGCCTTCAACGCTGCCTGATACTCCTTCAATGCAGTTTCGAAATCCTGGGCAAGTTCGGCTTGATGCCCCATCATGAAATGGAGCGTGGCATCAGACTCGGGGGTTGCCGGTGGAGGCTGTTGTACGGTGGCGATGGATGACACAGGTGTTTTGTGTGGTTGAGGTGCTGTGGTGCTGCAAGCCACGAGAGCACAGGGCAGGAACAGGAAGAACCACCTCGCTGCCGCCATAGGAAAACAACCCTCGCTTGACACTCGAGTGTCTACCATCATCGGGATTCTCACCTCGCCCTTCTTCGGAATGAACACACAGGAGGCAGGAAGATTATACCGAGTGCTGGAACGATGCGCAAACCGCTATGCTTCGCGGAGGTCAAGGCTCTCGAATTTGGCAAATCGGTCCTGAAAGAACAATTCTTTCTTGCCGATGGGTCCGTTCCGATGCTTACTGACGATGATGTCGGCAATCCCTTTGCGTTCAGAATTCTGATCGTAGACATCCTCTCGGTAAATAAACATGACCACATCGGCATCCTGTTCGATGGCCCCGCTCTCCCGTAGATCGGCCAGCATGGGAATAGGCGGCTTGCGCGCCTCTACGGCACGGCTCAACTGGGAGAGTGCCACCA is a genomic window containing:
- a CDS encoding TrkA C-terminal domain-containing protein, encoding MTFELLGRVHKELSITGHAFYETVLAVSELVNRKVQIIRLHWQASTLLQRIDDVTAKVGQQIVTQVSDRVHRNYPPDSVVWVIDEALADALTHIQEFKQSLTRVDAQIRELKLEAIHQDLLTLQRDLALRSAGLERLTVMRGAAAARQPLSALPHAPSAHIVTVLRGPFLLAPATDLLLRPGDIVIVIGPQAELDRLTSWFTGQRLLTTTLTRSA
- a CDS encoding adenine nucleotide alpha hydrolase family protein encodes the protein MNCTKCKTKAVMRLPRHNAAFCKGCFNGFVHDQTVKAIRSQEMFVKDDRILVAVSGGKDSLALWDILLKLGYRTDALYVNLGIGGYSESSHEKVVHFSETVAAAHGSVLHVHTVEREEGAGIRELAMLVHRPTCSTCGTIKRYQFNHVAIQHDYDVMATGHNLDDEAARLLGNVLHWQDEYLEKQGPSLPASVEGFAKKVKPLYRLTERELAAYCVLNKIDYVVEECPMAQGARTLLYKEVLNRLETESPGTKQMFYWGFLEKHRTTVTPIDMAEKDRSALHPCSLCGQPTTAETCSYCKLMARAKTSSPH
- a CDS encoding DnaJ domain-containing protein, with product MAAVPRDYYQILGIPRTASPDDIKKAYRRLARQYHPDLHAGGKKAEMEKKFKELNEAQEVLTDPDKRKKYDQFGTDWEQAQAFQRARQQSGGRGGFGGPWGFDGESGSQGSGGSGGEQFSDFFESIFGNRGRSGTGRSGFAMPGEDLESEVQLTLREVLTGVIKRVNLREPQTCSTCQGSGSIRGRSCGTCQGTGMTSEYKTIEVRIPAGVQDGTRVRVAGKGQPGANGGKRGDLYFHVVIPPDPIFRRQGSDVHVTLPIYPWEAALGADVTAPTLAEPVKVKVPPGSKADGKLRLKGKGLPSATGSHGDLFLTLQIVMPTTATEEERVLYERLSKQRHPDPRMELLYTAQRR
- a CDS encoding periplasmic heavy metal sensor, with product MKSVMRATTASAVASICLLVLGVPSLWANDPSYGHAGGGHGYGKGMMHSGTGHLIRHLLKHEKDIGLTADQVTKLKDIQLNLDKARIKAEADIQIAERELRALTESEKSDLTAIEAKLKQSEDLQVGLRMTSIKTRRDVMGLLTPEQRAKETSEHDKVMDQHKGSGSPHGGAMPYGGNPHGANPHGKNPHEAVPPTPPSNMSVQ
- the ilvD gene encoding dihydroxy-acid dehydratase, which produces MHKELKLQSHDLLVGAGRAPARAMLKAVGFTDDDLSKPLVGVANTWIEVMPCNFHLRRLSERVKAGIRAAGGTPIEYNTIAVSDGISMGTEGMKASLISREVIADSIELVARGHLFDAVVALSGCDKTIPGTVMALARLNLPSIMLYGGSIMPGRFQGHDVTIQDVFEAVGKHASGKMSDAELKDLEDHACPGPGACGGQFTANTMAIAFEFLGISPMGRNGVPAMDDRKDDVAFECGKMVMDLIKQDLRPRQIITRKSLENAIAAVATTGGSTNAVLHLLAIARESGIKLSIDDFDKINRKVPLLADLKPGGRFAAADLYAAGGTILVAKRLLDAGLLHKSQPTVTGRTIGEEASNARETPGQQVLRPLSDPIKPTGGLVILKGNLAPEGCVVKVAGHSMMKFQGPAKVYDREEDAFVAVNAGQIKPGDVVVIRYEGPAGGPGMREMLGVTAAIVGAGLGDSVALLTDGRFSGATHGLMAGHVAPEAAKGGPIASVKNGDMITFDIPKRRLDVALSQKEIVSRLKKVKLPVPRYTSGVMGKYARHVSSASEGAITS
- a CDS encoding ABC transporter permease, with amino-acid sequence MKVLSIALNTFRENLRDKLLYNLLIFALLMIGSSLILMRLTLGEFHRLILDIGLGSINFFGVLIAIFVGIGLVSKEIEKKTIYTIVSKPVARFQFLLGKYLGLSLTLVINTAVMAAGLLAVLSLQDVPVHAVLFKALGMIVLEFMVITAVALLFSTFSSATLSAIFTLAIYVIGHLTPDLKAFGQKMEGAGRTVLEGMYYILPNLDRFNLKGHVTHQLDVPTGDLLLIAAYGLAYTTLLLMLASLIFQRRDFR
- a CDS encoding ABC transporter ATP-binding protein, with the protein product MDAGSEKVVQIDRLYKIFKVGFWGRRVTAVDGLSFEVQRGEVFGFLGPNGAGKTTTIKMLMGLIYPSGGTATLFGRSVGDPVAKAKVGFLPESPYFYDYLTGREFLRFYGHLFGLLGSALEKRIDELLELVGMTHARDLQLRKFSKGMLQRVGIAQALINDPELVVLDEPMSGLDPIGRKEVRDLILRLKESGKTVMFSSHILHDAELLCDRVAMIMKGRLVACGHVSELVAGNTTHEVEAVIDRLLPEALERIRPLTAKIVLQGERVMIVLTSQQDVDQALDVIRSAKAKLVSLTPHKASLEDLFIREAKGTQPAVEARV
- a CDS encoding tetratricopeptide repeat protein: MSSIATVQQPPPATPESDATLHFMMGHQAELAQDFETALKEYQAALKADPESREVKSRLAALYFALGDLTQAVQYAEEVGQGTGQDPQLLTHMAGILASAGKHERALALLDKAIESAPERGESYFPKGLILLNQKRLAEAEQVVKKGLHYTADSPVGYYYLGRISVEAGNIDQALASFERAIAVNPSFEPAYLAQASVYESRQEKGKAVAVLKRYLSQVNPRNRDIRQHLIQLYIATKDYDAGLAELEKMLEDNPGDLDAQLRMALIYGEKKEFAKAISQLTDILKAKPAELKVRDYLGYLYEEMKDFPKAMETYRYNIHLDPRFADSHIHLGVLLYRLKQFPEAVTHLNEAVRLMPKQPEPHIVLGLAHLQSEQFDKASQAFEEGIRHNPKNADLHFNLGTAYDKLNRFDDVERAMETALSLDPHHADALNYLGYSYAERGIKIDQALSLTKRAVALKPENGYYVDSLGWAFYKSGMLAEALTEIKRAVSLVGDDPVIYEHLGEIYMKQQKTADAREAWLHSLEIDPSNEKLLQRFREQGMANPAYEDRIQQAKRRVSEKTQTQQATP